The Accipiter gentilis chromosome 7, bAccGen1.1, whole genome shotgun sequence genome includes a region encoding these proteins:
- the HJV gene encoding hemojuvelin: MCPPGKELPALGASSSPEEADAGDLLNEAETSQWVSNFPGSAWTGMGKPACSESPGQLENPSFLLRALFLLLFCGHVSSQCKILRCNSEYVAATLNLRGSNRNAAYCNALRSYSHCTRKTARTCRGDLAYHSAVHGIEDLMIQNNCSKEGPTSPPRPRPPAPNHQGFESLDICNYEKSFLYKHGQPPSYQHCAAFGDPHIRTFHDDFHTCRVEGSWPLLDNDYLFVQATSSPVAKGSNATVTSKLTIIFKNMKECIDQKVYQAEIDNLPAAFEDGSVNGGERPGGSSLVIRERSPGQHVEIQAEYIGTTIAVRQAGRQLSFSIRAAEEVARAFTEEQDLQLCVGGCPRSQRISRSECCRGRMATETARALCKELLPVEDVYFQSCVFDVVTSGDANFTMAAHGALEDARVFLPNAEKLHIFQAGAGCPHISSSFLLLLLTSGLWAVLLHF, from the exons ATGTGTCCACCAGGCAAGGAGCTCCCTGCACTGGGAGCCAGCTCATCTCCAGAGGAGGCTGATGCAG GGGACCTGCTGAATGAAGCTGAGACAAGCCAGTGGGTGAGCAACTTCCCAGGCTCTGCATGGACTGGAATGGGGAAACCTGCCTGCAGTGAGAGCCCAGGGCAGCTAGAAAACCCCAGCTTCCTCCTTCgagctctcttcctcctcctgttctgcgGGCATG TTTCTTCCCAGTGCAAGATCCTGCGCTGCAACTCCGAGTACGTGGCTGCCACCCTCAACCTACGTGGCTCCAACAGGAACGCAGCGTACTGCAACGCTCTCCGCTCCTACTCCCACTGCACCCGCAAGACAGCTCGCACGTGCCGGGGCGACCTGGCCTACCACTCCGCCGTCCACGGCATCGAGGACCTCATGATCCAAAACAACTGCTCCAAGGAGGGTCCCACATCaccaccccggccccggcccccagcccccaaCCATCAGGGCTTTGAGTCTCTCGATATCTGCAACTATGAGAAGAGTTTTCTCTACAAGCATGGCCagccccccagctaccagcacTGCGCAGCTTTTGGGGACCCCCATATCCGCACTTTCCATGATGACTTCCACACTTGCCGAGTGGAGGGCTCCTGGCCTCTCTTGGACAATGACTACTTGTTTGTGCAAGCAACCAGCTCTCCGGTGGCAAAGGGGTCCAACGCTACGGTCACTAGCAAG CTCACCATCATCTTCAAGAACATGAAGGAATGCATCGACCAGAAGGTCTACCAGGCTGAGATAGACAACCTCCCAGCAGCCTTCGAGGATGGCTCGGTGAACGGGGGCGAGAGGCCAGGTGGGAGCAGCTTGGTTATCCGGGAGCGCAGTCCCGGGCAGCATGTAGAAATCCAGGCGGAGTACATCGGCACCACCATCGCTGTCCGTCAGGCCGGCCGTCAGCTCTCCTTCTCCATCCGGGCAGCCGAGGAGGTGGCGCGCGCCTTCACGGAGGAGCAAGACCTGCAGCTCTGCGTGGGAGGCTGCCCCCGCAGTCAGCGCATCTCCCGCAGTGAGTGCTGCCGCGGCCGCATGGCAACTGAGACGGCCCGGGCACTCTGCAAGGAATTGTTGCCCGTGGAGGATGTCTATTTCCAGTCGTGTGTCTTTGATGTGGTGACCTCGGGAGATGCCAACTTCACCATGGCAGCTCATGGGGCCCTGGAGGATGCCAGGGTCTTCCTTCCCAATGCTGAGAAACTGCACATCTTCCAGGCTGGGGCAGGCTGCCCACacatctcttcttccttcctcctcctcctcctcacctctggTCTTTGGGCTGTTTTGTTGCACTTTTAA